TGGTCGGGGTCACGGACCTTGCCTTATCGGTGGGCGCTGTAGTCACACGTCGCTCGACGGCTATCCCTCATCAACCCACTCGCATTCTCCTGCTTCGCCTGGAACGTATCGGCGACCTACTGATGACGCTACCTGCTCTCTTGAAGCTTCGCGCGGCGTTCCCAGCCACGACCATCGATTTGGTGGTTGGAAGCTGGAACGCGTCACTGGCGCGATTGCTGACGGTGGTCGACCACGTTGAAACGGTCGATGCACCTTGGTTGGCCAGAGGACATCAGGCAACCGACTATCTCAAGTTGACGCGTCAGGCTTCGCACTGGCGTACAGCTCAATATGACCTTGCCTGCAATTTCGAAGGGGACATCAGGTCAAATGCCCTGATGGCCCTTTGCGGAGCACCGCGCCGGGTAGGCTTTGATATTAAAGGTGGCGGAGCTTTCCTGACCGATCGCGCCATATACGACCGCCAAGCACACGTTGCAACAAATGCCTTGCGTCTGGTTGACACAATTCTGCCTCATTCCCAAGACAGTGGGGCCACTGATGATTCGTTACCTCTTCTCATTCCGGAATCCGTGAGAACACAAGTCCAGGATGTGCTGAGGCAAATCGGTCAGCCGGCGATTGGCATTCATGCTAGCGGTGGACGCGCGATCAAACAGTGGGACCCAACTCGGTTCGCCGAAGCCGCTACTAGGTTGGCCAGGTCACGGGGCGCGACCATCGTGCTCACCGGTTCTGCTGAAGACCGTGCAGAGGTGGACCGAGTAAAGACGGCGCTTCCCAGTGACCTCCCCGTTGCCGACCTTTCAGGCACGCTAGACCTTCCGCGCCTCGCGGTCATCCTTGAACATCTCTCGCTATTCATCACCGGCGATACTGGTCCAATGCATCTTGCCGCTGCAATGGGAACCCCAATCGTTGCGGTCTTTGGTCCGTCGGACCCGACCAACTACGGCCCCTTGACATCCCGCAGTCGCGTCGTACGAGTTAACATCTGGTGTAGTCCCTGCAACCAGATCCGCCGCCCGCCGTCTCGGTGCGTCGGGCACGTGCCAGATTGTCTGGTCGGTGTCGAAGTGGATCGAGTAGTTGCAGCTGCCAACGACTTACTCACTGACCAAGGGGTGGAGTGGGCCAGGACGACCATGAAAAATAGGTAGGCCGACGGGCACAGTCACCTGCTCGCCCTCAAAGAGGCACACTCTGCCAGCACTTCATCGTAATGCGACAATAAGCGCTCAGTAACGCTTGGCCAAGAAAAACACCGCTCGACGAGCGCCCGGCCAGCTTCACCCATCCTAGGAAGATGTTCCTCCAGGTGAAGAACCTCAGTTAAAGCATGCCCCAAGTCCGCAGCGTCCCCTGGCGAGGCCAACCAACCAGTAACCCTAGGTAACACTTTGTCAGGCAACCCTCCGACCCGCGAAGCTACAACGGGCCTACTATGTGCCATCGCTTCCAGCGTGACGATTGAGCTGCCTTCATAAAGAGTGGGGTGCACGAACACCGTCGCCGCCTCATACCAGGCGTGCAGTTCACGATCGGTCGTCGCGCCAACAAAAAGCGTCCGATCTTGCAACCCAAGTTGCCGAACGATTCGCTCCAAGGTAGAACGGTAATGTCCGTCACCCACGATGACCCACCGCCATTGGCGAAATTCAGAATCTCGGCAGGCCTGTGCAAGAGCACCGGCAAGAACGTCAAAACCTTTGTTCTTCTCAACACGGCCCACACTGAGAAACACCCTGTCAGCACTGGGGATATCCCAAACGCTACGTATCTTTGCTCCTTCAGCCGGTCCAGCCAGTGCATCGCACCGGCCAAGGTCCACAGCGTTGGGAACGACACGAACGGACGATTCCGGAACACGTAAGTTAGTTACCGTGTTCGATACGAGTGCTTGGTCTGTCGCAAGAATTCTGGTCGCGTAGCGTGCGCACCGACGAACCGCAATCTGTAGAGGCCGATAGGCAATACGCTTCAATCCAGTCTGGAATAAATCGGTCCCACCAAACTCTTCCATGCCGTGCGGCGTCAAAACAAGCGGAACCTTTGCAGTGGGCGCTGGCAAAACCGCACCAAGTACACTCGCACCATGACCATGTATCAGATCAACATGGCCGTCGCTTAAGAGCCGTGCCGCCTGCCGACCCGCTTTGAAGCCGAAATAGAGATAGGCAGTATTTCGGTCGAGGATCGTTGTCCCACGCCGACCGGCGAACGGAAAAGTCCGGTATTGAATGGTTTTCAGCGTCAGCCGTTCGTCACGAAGCCAGGCAGCCTCAGCGCCCGGTCGAGAGGCGGGCCTAGTAATCAGCGTAACGGCAACGCCGCGCTCCAGTAGTTGACGTGCGAGGTCGTCAACATGCCGCTCAAGCCCGCCAGGACCGTGCAGGGCCGCACTCGCACGACTCACTAACGCCACTCGGATCGGCGAGTCGCTCATCTCCGCCTCACCACATTGCGATAGAGCGCTTCAATTCGATCTACGACGACTGGGGCTGCAAACCGTCGCTCGACCCTGTCCCGAGCGCCCTCACTCAACCGGTGTCTCAATGCACGATCTTCGCTTAGGCGGTGTACATCGTCTCCCAAGTCCTCGGACGTTTTCGACAACAAGCCAGTTTCTTCGT
The nucleotide sequence above comes from Vicinamibacterales bacterium. Encoded proteins:
- a CDS encoding glycosyltransferase family 4 protein, which translates into the protein MSDSPIRVALVSRASAALHGPGGLERHVDDLARQLLERGVAVTLITRPASRPGAEAAWLRDERLTLKTIQYRTFPFAGRRGTTILDRNTAYLYFGFKAGRQAARLLSDGHVDLIHGHGASVLGAVLPAPTAKVPLVLTPHGMEEFGGTDLFQTGLKRIAYRPLQIAVRRCARYATRILATDQALVSNTVTNLRVPESSVRVVPNAVDLGRCDALAGPAEGAKIRSVWDIPSADRVFLSVGRVEKNKGFDVLAGALAQACRDSEFRQWRWVIVGDGHYRSTLERIVRQLGLQDRTLFVGATTDRELHAWYEAATVFVHPTLYEGSSIVTLEAMAHSRPVVASRVGGLPDKVLPRVTGWLASPGDAADLGHALTEVLHLEEHLPRMGEAGRALVERCFSWPSVTERLLSHYDEVLAECASLRASR
- a CDS encoding glycosyltransferase family 9 protein; protein product: MFNHLHIHNRAERWLVGVTDLALSVGAVVTRRSTAIPHQPTRILLLRLERIGDLLMTLPALLKLRAAFPATTIDLVVGSWNASLARLLTVVDHVETVDAPWLARGHQATDYLKLTRQASHWRTAQYDLACNFEGDIRSNALMALCGAPRRVGFDIKGGGAFLTDRAIYDRQAHVATNALRLVDTILPHSQDSGATDDSLPLLIPESVRTQVQDVLRQIGQPAIGIHASGGRAIKQWDPTRFAEAATRLARSRGATIVLTGSAEDRAEVDRVKTALPSDLPVADLSGTLDLPRLAVILEHLSLFITGDTGPMHLAAAMGTPIVAVFGPSDPTNYGPLTSRSRVVRVNIWCSPCNQIRRPPSRCVGHVPDCLVGVEVDRVVAAANDLLTDQGVEWARTTMKNR